NNNNNNNNNNNNNNNNNNNNNNNNNNNNNNNNNNNNNNNNNNNNNNNNNNNNNNNNNNNNNNNNNNNNNNNNNNNNNNNNNNNTTGGCAGGCCTTATCCCGAAGTTACGGCCGCTGTTTTGCCTAGTTCCTAAACAAAGGTTCTCTCGTTCACCTTAGGCTTCTCGCCTCGTCTACCTGTGTTGGTTTTAGTACGGTCGTTATTAAATTAAGTCTCAAAGGCTTTTCTAGGCGATTTATCTTCTCAAATTGGCCTTGCCGAAACAAAACCTTTTGCCTCTTTCTAAAAGAAAAAAGCAACACACAAACCATAGTATGCTCAAAATTCAAAACCGCGCACCTTGTCAACATCTAATAACGGCGCTGGAATATTAACCAGCTTATCCATCGACTACCCTAGCACTACACTAGACTCGCCTTAGGACCGGCTAACCCTGGGACGATTTTCGTTGCCCAGGAAACCTTAGACTTTCGGTGGACAGGGTTCTCACCTGTCTTTTTGCTACTCATGCCAACATTCTCTCTTCTGTTTGCTCCACCATATCTCGCGATACAGCTTCAGCGCGAACAGAATGCTCCTCTACCACTTCGGAAATAAATTTCCGAAATTCGCGTCTTCGGCGCTATGCTTGAGCCCCGGTACATTTTCAGCGCAAAATGGCTTGACCAGTGAGCTGTTACGCTTTCTTTAAAGGATGGCTGCTTCTAAGCCAACCTCCTGGTTGTCAATGATATTTCACCACTTTTTACACTTAGCATAAACTTAGGGACCTTAGACTGCGATCTGGGCTGTTTCCCTTTTGACCAGTGGAGCTTAGCCCCCACGGTCTAACTCCTGAAGTAAGGAGACCTGGTATTCGGAGTTTGATTGGAGAAGGTAGGATTGCTCCCCCGGCCCCATTCAGTGCTCTACCCCCAGGTTCCAAATTTATTCAAGGCTAGCCCTACAGCTATTTCGAGGAGAACCAGCTATTGCCGAGTTCGATTGGAATTTCTCCGCTAACCACAGCTCATCCCCTAGTGTTGCACAACTAGTGGGTTCGGACCTCCATCCAAATTTCTTTGGACTTCATCCTGGCCATGGTTAGATCACTCGGCTTCGGGTCTTATTTACGCGACACACCAATAAATTGGATACGGGCTATTAACCCTCGCTTTCACTACGCCTACCCCAGTATTCAATTTTATAAAATTTACAAAACTGAATACTGGGTTAAGCAAGCCACATAAATAAACTCGTTGGCTCATTCTTCAATAGGCACACCGTCACCGCGCAGAGCGCGGCTCCGATTCCTTGTAAGCGTATGGTTTCAGATACTATTTCATCTCCCTCACCGGGATGCTTTTAACCTTTCCCTCACGGTACTTGTTCACTATCGATCACAAAAAGTATTTAGCCTTGGATCATAGTCGACCCAGATTCCCGCAAGATTTCTCGGGTCTCGCGGTACTTAAGAAAACCGTCAGAGTAATATTTTTTTTGCTTACGGGACTATCACCTTCTATGGTTTTGCTTTCCAGCAAATTCTGCTAAAAATATTATTTGTAACTCTGTCCTGTTTTACGCGGAAAACAGATACGATCTCTTACAACCCCTTATAAACATATGGGTCCGCGCCCTTTATGCTCCAATCTAATTACCGAAGTAAAAAAATCTTCGCAAAGTCTACAAGGTTTAGGCTGTTCCGCTTTCGTTCGCCACTACTCACGGAATAATTATTATTTTCTTTTCCTCTGGGTACTAAGATGTTTCAGTTCCCCAGGTGCCCATCTCATTGCCCTATGAATTCAGGCAAAGGATCCCTATGTTTTGCATAGGAGGGTTTCCCCATTCGGAAATCTCCGGATCAAAGGTTGCTTACCACCTCTCCGAAGCTTATCGCAAGTTGCTACGTCCTTCATCGGCTTTTTGTGTCAAGGCATCCACCATACGCCCTTGAGTATTTTTTTATTAACCACAAGAATTTTAACTGCTTTATTAAAATTCTCTTTATATATTTAGAGTCTGCAAATAGCAAACTCTACTTAAAATTGCTCGTTATTCGCTTTATTACGTTATTACATATTTAATTGTCAAAGTTCGGTCTTACTTAACAACTGGTAAAAAGATTTTATCCTTTTATCAGGTGTTAAAAAAAATAAAAAAACCGCTTTGGAGCGGCTTGCTAAAACAACAAAAAATTACTGTTTATCCAACCGCTTTTGAATGGTTTATCTTTTTTATTTTTACCATAAATTTTGCCTAATATCAATTTTGTTTAAACTAATCACATAATAAAATAGTTTTAAAAATATGTCAAGACCGTTGCCTTGCCAATAGTATTATATCTGATATATAATAAAAGAAACAAATTTTTAGTTTTTTTATTTTATGCGCCTTACGCAAAAAATCGCTTACAATACAATAATTCAAACTGTTGGGAAATTCATTTCCGTGTTTTTTGGAGTTATTGCTTTAGGAATAATGACAAGATATCTTGGAGCTGAAAGATTTGGGCAATACACGACAGTAGTCGCGTTTTTGCAATTCTTTGCTATTTTAGCGGATATGGGACTGATGCTGATAACAGTTCAAATGATTTCTCGCCCGAATGTTGACGAGGAAAAAATTTTAAACAACATATTTACTTTAAGATTTTTTGCAAGCATTATTTTCTTTTCTATCGCTCCGATAGTTTCGTTCTTTTTTCCTTATCCAACAATAGTAAAAATCGCCATTGTTATTTTTACTGTTTCGTTTTTTCTTTTAAGCCTGATTCAAGTTTTAACAGGGCTATTTCAAAAAAAGCTGAAAATTATAAAAGTGACAATAGCGGATATTCTCGGCAAGTCAACAATAATTTTATTTATCGCGCTTGCCGCTTATTTTGATTTAGGGCTTTTGGGAATTATATCCGCAGGCGTTGTCGGCGCTATTTTCAATTTCTCATATCTATTTTATTCAACGCGCAAGATAATAAAAATACACTGGGCTTTTGATTTTGATATTTGGAAAGAAACATTGCGAAAATCATGGCCAATAGCTCTTTCAATTGCTTTTAATTTAGTTTATCTAAAAGCAGACACTATAATTCTTTCACTTTACCATTCGCAGTCTGATGTCGGCTTGTACGGCGCAAGTTTTCGCTTTTTAGAAATTTTAATAATGCTGCCGACAATGTTTATGGGGTTGATATTGCCTTTGCTTTCAAATTATTGGAACGGGAAAAATTTTATTGAATTTAAAAAAATATTTAAAACAGCTTTTGATGTAATGATAATAACCGCCATACCTTTGGCAATCGGGACGCTATTTTTAGCAAAACCGATTATAATTTTAGTAGCCGGCAATGAATTCGCGCCAGCAGCTCCTATTTTGAAAGTTATTATTTTCGCGTCTGCCATTGTATTTATTGGAACACTTTACGGACATACAATCGTGGCAATAGAAAAACAAAAAAAAATGATTTGGGCTTACGCAATCACTGCCGCGATAAGTTTAACAATTTATCTGATCGTTATTCCAAAATATTCTTATTATGGCGCGGCATGGGCAACTGTTTTTGCTGAATCTTTAATAGCGCTAATCTGCGCTTGGATGGTTATTAAAACAACAAAAATTTTTCCTAACTTTCTTATAATTTTAAAAGTTTTAATCGCCAGCGGAATTATGGCAGCTGTTTTATATTTTATAAAAGAACAAAATCTGTTTATTTCTCTGATAACATCAATAGCTGTTTATTTTTTTGCTTTATATATATTAAAAGCGCTTCCAAAAAATTTAATTAGGGAAATAATAAAAATAAAATAAAAAAAGCCCCGTACGCAATCCTTTTTTTTTGCGTTTGGCGTCTGTGTTTCTTCCGCCGTTTGCAAATAGATATACGTCAGGGCTAAATAGATATTCTCACATCTTTTCTCCTCCTTTATTTTTATTTTATATTAGTATAAATTAAAAACAAAAATAAGTCAATGTATTTTTGCTTGTCATTCAGGGATGACAATTATTGGGCAATATAGATTAAACGAAATTTCACAATTAAAAATTTTAAAAATCCTCCAACCTCCTTTTCCAAAGGAGGACTAATGAAAATTATTTAAAATATTTCCCCCTTTGGCAAAGGTGGATTAAGGGGGATTTTATAATCAAATATTTATAAATTTATAATATGTTATACTTTCTAACAATTTTTCTCATAACTTTTACGCTGATTGCTTGGCGCAATTTGCCGACAGCTCTTGCCATAATTGTTATTTTGCTTCCAACTTATTTAATTCGCTTCTATATTATATGTCTTCCCACAACGCTTTTGGAAATAATGATTTTAATTGTTTTAACCGTGTGGTTTTTGCAAACAGGATTT
The genomic region above belongs to Patescibacteria group bacterium and contains:
- a CDS encoding flippase; the encoded protein is MRLTQKIAYNTIIQTVGKFISVFFGVIALGIMTRYLGAERFGQYTTVVAFLQFFAILADMGLMLITVQMISRPNVDEEKILNNIFTLRFFASIIFFSIAPIVSFFFPYPTIVKIAIVIFTVSFFLLSLIQVLTGLFQKKLKIIKVTIADILGKSTIILFIALAAYFDLGLLGIISAGVVGAIFNFSYLFYSTRKIIKIHWAFDFDIWKETLRKSWPIALSIAFNLVYLKADTIILSLYHSQSDVGLYGASFRFLEILIMLPTMFMGLILPLLSNYWNGKNFIEFKKIFKTAFDVMIITAIPLAIGTLFLAKPIIILVAGNEFAPAAPILKVIIFASAIVFIGTLYGHTIVAIEKQKKMIWAYAITAAISLTIYLIVIPKYSYYGAAWATVFAESLIALICAWMVIKTTKIFPNFLIILKVLIASGIMAAVLYFIKEQNLFISLITSIAVYFFALYILKALPKNLIREIIKIK